The sequence GGGTTGAGCTACCGGTTGAATCAGCCAGTGGAGTTGGAAGAGCCATTAAATACGCCGGAGATCACGAGTTTGACGTGACAGATGGGATCGAGATCGTGGCAACTGCAAGGCTAATTGATAAGGGTATCGTGATAAAAGCGGGAAAAGGAGTCGGGCGATTTGAGGATGGAAGGCCTGCGATAAACGCTGCTCCAATGGCATCGATAGAACAGGCTGTGCGTGAGGCACTCACTATGGTCAATAAAGAGGGTGCTGAGGTTACAATCGAGGTTGAAGATGGTGAGAGAATCGCAAAAGAGACCCTGAACACGGAATATGGGGTCTATGGTGGAATCTCAATTCTTGGAACAACCGGGTTTGTCGAACCATGGAATGAACACCTTGAAGAGATGGTGAAGCTTGTGATCGAGAGATCATCAAAGGTTGCACTTACAACAGGAAGACGTGGTGCAAACTTTGCACGTGAGCTACTCAAAGACCATGAGGTTGTTGTAATAGGTAGCAGGTTTGATATTATCAGGGAGGTTGAGGAGAGAGTTGAGGATCTGATCCTCTGCGGCCTTCCTGCCCTCATACTTAAATGGATAAACCCTGAGATCCTGAAAGATACAGGTTTCAGGACGGTGAGAGAGATGGTGCTGAGAGACCCTGATAACAGCTTAATCGATGAAGCGCTACAGAGGATAAAAGATCAGCACCCAGCCCTGCGGGTTCTGCTATTCGACTTTGATGGAAATGTTTTGAGGGATGTTAAATGAAGATTGTTGGGGTTGGTGTATCAGAAGGGATGCTCACAGAGGAGGCAATCCGTGCGATTGATGGCGCAGAGGTTATATACGGATCAAAACGGGCTATTGAGATTGCATCTTCTTACATAAAGTGTGAAACTCACGAGATCGACTTCAAACACCTCGATGAAATACCTGACGATGCCGTTGTACTATCAACAGGCGATCCGATGCTATCAGGACTTGGAACACTCCTCAGAGGAGAGGTCATACCAGGTATCTCATCACTCCAGCTCGCGTGTGCAAGGCTTAAGATAGATCTGACTTCAATCACGGCGATAACCGCACATGGACGGGATATTGAAGCGTCAAAGAAGCGAATACTTGATGAAGCTGGGCGTGGAAGATATCTATTCATCCTCCCAGATCCAAAAAGGTTTGGATCGATTGAGATCTCGAAGATACTTCTTGAAGCAGGATATGAGCTTCCTGTGGTTGTACTTGAGAATCTCGGGTATGAGAATGAAAAAATCAGGTATGGAAGCACACAAAATCCGCCAGAGCCTGAGACCATGCTTTATGTGATGGTTGTTCACCCTTAACACTTTGGTTTGCTGTAATATCTGAAAATGGCCTATTTTAAAACCCTTGTGGAGTTCAATATCGCCAGCAATGCAACCCCCACATCTGCAAATACCGCTTCCCACATCGTCGCCATCCCGAGTGCACCTATTGTCAGGAACAATCCTTTAACCCCGAGCGCAAAGCTGATGTTCTGCCAGACTATACCCCTGGTTCTTCTCGCAATCCTGATCGCCTCACAGATTCGTGATGGTTCATCGCTCATCAAAACTATATCCGCTGCCTCTATCGCAGCATCTGATCCAAGTGCACCCATCGCTATGCCGATATCTGAGCGCATCAATGCGGGGGCATCGTTTATACCCTCTCCCACAAAGGCTATCAGGTCGTCACTGTTTGCCTTATTTTTTATCATCTCCTCGACCATTTCTACTTTCTTGTGGGGCAATAATTCTGCAAAATACTCGTCCAGACCCAGTCTCTTAGAGACCGCTTCTGCCACCTCCCTGGTGTCTCCTGTCAGCATAACCTGTCTTTTCACCCCCAATTTCCTAAGATTATGTATAGCCGCTGCCGCATCTTCTTTGATCTCATCAGATATGACGATATAACCAGCGTATTTATGATCGATCACCAGGTGAACCACAGTTCCATCGACATCGCATGTATCGTGCTCAATATTCTCGCTGTGGAGTAGTTTATCATTTCCAAGCAGAACATAATGCCCCTCTATCCTCGCCTTTATGCCATACCCGGAAATTTCTTCATAGCCTTCGATTTTACTTTCATCTATTTTTTCACCAAAGAACTCACGCACTGATTGCGCAACAGGATGGCTGGAATGACTCTCTGCCAGTGCAGCAAATTTCAATACTTCATCTTCTGAAAAATTATTTTTTGTGATAATTCTGGTAACTCTGAAGACACCTTTGGTCAGGGTCCCAGTTTTATCCCAGATCACAGTATGAAGATTATTCAACCCCTCCAAATAATTCGATCCTTTTACCAGAATTCCCGCTCTGGAAGCTGCACCAATACCGCCAAAGAACCCCAGTGGGATCGAAATTACAAGTGCGCATGGGCAGGCGATCACCAGAAATATGAGCGCTTTGTACACCCACTCTGAGAATGTCGGCTCATGGGGAAACATGGGTGTAAGTGCTGGAATGTTGTAAAGTATCACCGGTACTGTGGCAAGGACAAAGGCGCCAAAGACGACAGCAGGGGTGTAATACCTTGCGAATCTCGTGATAAAT comes from Candidatus Syntrophoarchaeum caldarius and encodes:
- a CDS encoding cobalt-precorrin-6Y C(5)-methyltransferase, whose protein sequence is MKIVGVGVSEGMLTEEAIRAIDGAEVIYGSKRAIEIASSYIKCETHEIDFKHLDEIPDDAVVLSTGDPMLSGLGTLLRGEVIPGISSLQLACARLKIDLTSITAITAHGRDIEASKKRILDEAGRGRYLFILPDPKRFGSIEISKILLEAGYELPVVVLENLGYENEKIRYGSTQNPPEPETMLYVMVVHP
- a CDS encoding cadmium transporter; the protein is MKKETVTLTLGVFIYAVALLFRLPFWEEVLIFLLSYILIAGDIVWKAVRNLFRGEVFDENFLLTVATAGAFAIKEFPEAVAVMLFFKVGELFQEMALNRSRRSIKSLIEMRPDYANLKIDGETEKVNPAEVSVGDVIIVKPGERVPLDGIILDGSSMVDISALTGESVPRSVKKGDDILSGMINKSGLLSVQVTKRFSESTVSKILDLVENAASEKAPTEQFITRFARYYTPAVVFGAFVLATVPVILYNIPALTPMFPHEPTFSEWVYKALIFLVIACPCALVISIPLGFFGGIGAASRAGILVKGSNYLEGLNNLHTVIWDKTGTLTKGVFRVTRIITKNNFSEDEVLKFAALAESHSSHPVAQSVREFFGEKIDESKIEGYEEISGYGIKARIEGHYVLLGNDKLLHSENIEHDTCDVDGTVVHLVIDHKYAGYIVISDEIKEDAAAAIHNLRKLGVKRQVMLTGDTREVAEAVSKRLGLDEYFAELLPHKKVEMVEEMIKNKANSDDLIAFVGEGINDAPALMRSDIGIAMGALGSDAAIEAADIVLMSDEPSRICEAIRIARRTRGIVWQNISFALGVKGLFLTIGALGMATMWEAVFADVGVALLAILNSTRVLK
- a CDS encoding cobalt-precorrin-6A synthase → MFDPIERREIPEEWIRKSSIPSDVLKAGIESGKFLLLPDGNVLRRGFTTGTTASAASKAAVLSISESVDRVSVMTPIGIRVELPVESASGVGRAIKYAGDHEFDVTDGIEIVATARLIDKGIVIKAGKGVGRFEDGRPAINAAPMASIEQAVREALTMVNKEGAEVTIEVEDGERIAKETLNTEYGVYGGISILGTTGFVEPWNEHLEEMVKLVIERSSKVALTTGRRGANFARELLKDHEVVVIGSRFDIIREVEERVEDLILCGLPALILKWINPEILKDTGFRTVREMVLRDPDNSLIDEALQRIKDQHPALRVLLFDFDGNVLRDVK